One window of Caldisericum exile AZM16c01 genomic DNA carries:
- the nadD gene encoding nicotinate-nucleotide adenylyltransferase, whose protein sequence is MEANLSSTTKIRIALYGGAFNPIHVGHLFVAKEAINLFNLSKVIFIPTGNPVFAKKDLLDKYIRLNLVKMAIKDENHFEVSDFEVKSPEPSYYIETLKHFKQEGVEIFSIIGEDAFLKITLWKDYEEILRNSYFIVAKRLNDDFSTLREFISENLNGFKDKIFTLSHPLFCISSTLIRERVKNGLSITYLVPKEVELEILRNNYYKRLNSFG, encoded by the coding sequence TTGGAAGCAAATCTTTCATCTACCACGAAGATTAGAATTGCTCTCTATGGTGGAGCGTTTAACCCAATTCATGTGGGTCATCTCTTTGTTGCAAAAGAGGCTATAAATCTTTTTAATTTAAGTAAAGTTATCTTTATACCAACTGGCAATCCAGTATTTGCAAAGAAAGATTTACTTGACAAGTATATACGCCTGAATCTTGTTAAAATGGCGATAAAAGATGAAAATCATTTCGAAGTTTCTGATTTTGAAGTGAAAAGCCCCGAGCCTTCTTATTACATTGAAACCTTGAAACACTTTAAGCAAGAAGGTGTTGAAATCTTTTCAATCATTGGAGAAGATGCATTTCTTAAGATCACTCTTTGGAAAGATTACGAAGAAATCTTAAGAAATTCTTACTTTATTGTTGCAAAAAGGTTGAACGATGATTTTTCAACTTTGAGAGAGTTTATTTCAGAAAACCTTAACGGGTTTAAAGACAAAATCTTTACTTTAAGTCATCCTTTATTTTGCATTTCTTCAACTCTTATAAGAGAGCGTGTAAAAAACGGTTTATCAATAACCTACCTTGTGCCAAAAGAGGTTGAGTTAGAAATTTTAAGAAATAACTATTACAAGCGCCTTAATTCCTTTGGATAA
- a CDS encoding YbgA family protein, translating into MENFPKPKVVLSKCINLEATRYDGGIIKDEFSKKLGEFVEYIPVCPEVQIGLPIPRDPIIIVKNNPDKLIQPSTRIDLTQKMKEFSKEFLQSLKSVDGFLLKSKSPSCGVKDTNYYKDFEGREPVGKTSGMFVRHVMEMFKNYPVEDEKRLIDKGIRELFLTKIFAFADIRNLKDNLTKSNLIEFHTRYKLMLMTYNQTNLRALGKIVANLKENKLFDAYENYAQIFRNSFNKRPSVGAHINTLLHAFGYFKDKISVKEKAHFLDIIEDFSKETVDLHTPIELILGFAVRFDEDYLLKQRYFNPYPKELRRL; encoded by the coding sequence ATGGAAAATTTTCCGAAACCAAAAGTTGTATTAAGCAAATGCATCAATTTAGAAGCAACCAGGTATGATGGCGGTATCATAAAGGATGAATTTTCAAAAAAGTTGGGTGAATTTGTAGAGTACATCCCGGTTTGTCCAGAGGTTCAAATTGGACTCCCTATACCAAGAGACCCAATAATCATTGTAAAAAATAATCCAGACAAACTAATTCAGCCATCAACAAGAATAGACTTAACTCAAAAGATGAAAGAATTTAGCAAAGAATTTTTGCAAAGTCTTAAAAGTGTAGATGGGTTCCTTTTGAAAAGCAAATCTCCAAGTTGTGGAGTAAAGGATACAAATTACTATAAGGACTTTGAAGGGCGTGAACCTGTGGGAAAAACCTCAGGAATGTTTGTGAGACATGTTATGGAGATGTTTAAAAATTACCCAGTCGAAGATGAAAAACGCCTTATTGACAAAGGCATCCGAGAACTATTTTTAACAAAGATTTTTGCATTCGCAGATATAAGAAATCTCAAAGACAATCTCACAAAATCGAATCTTATCGAATTTCATACAAGATACAAGTTGATGCTTATGACATACAATCAGACAAATTTAAGAGCACTTGGAAAAATTGTTGCAAACCTCAAAGAAAATAAACTATTTGATGCATACGAAAATTACGCGCAAATATTCAGAAATTCCTTTAACAAAAGGCCATCAGTTGGTGCGCATATTAATACACTATTGCACGCATTTGGATATTTCAAAGACAAAATATCTGTGAAAGAAAAAGCACATTTCTTAGATATTATTGAAGACTTTTCAAAAGAAACTGTTGATCTTCATACACCAATTGAACTTATTTTAGGATTTGCAGTTCGATTTGATGAGGATTATCTCTTGAAACAAAGGTATTTTAACCCTTATCCAAAGGAATTAAGGCGCTTGTAA
- a CDS encoding DnaB-like helicase C-terminal domain-containing protein, which produces MDEIETKVLATITKDKYLLTRGLAEGLEKELFEMSEARTLFEYIVSKYSKNAAQIDIDLLKETLREDGFLTTKMQELINTIQKEDPLTLEGLFTYTETLKRRLAEKTLINIAKKIESYVESKAKKEDLVEFTGNIIGELREIITGKAKRKILPLRSYLIRFTAELEGRTENINPILGYSLEPFSCLNETLSGARRGFYYALAGAPRRGKTNFMLKLATSIAMNEKIPVLYYSWEQTERVLFLRVLSQETLIPPYLLETERIFDDPDLSERFNQGYAKVEQFMNYMYLVEGRREDTINKIRSHALSIMQENNTDKIAIFIDYLQKVPTNILYQDLAQQVDEVSGGIANLSTELNAPIFAISSFDKEGAKLDTEESKTRPTMFNCTGGGDIEYDADVAMVITKDFKDTNVLYEKIYNASKEGRIDPNRIPHFDILNLYVDKNRDAPFGGNIIIQYLFLIEDNTLVEIGYKDIGEERTYAKISKIFEWMLENGYLVNMR; this is translated from the coding sequence ATGGACGAAATAGAAACAAAGGTGCTTGCAACAATTACAAAGGATAAATACCTTCTTACAAGGGGGCTTGCAGAAGGCCTCGAAAAAGAACTGTTTGAAATGTCTGAAGCGAGGACTTTGTTTGAATATATAGTCTCAAAATACTCAAAAAATGCAGCACAAATTGATATTGATCTTCTAAAAGAAACTCTACGTGAAGACGGGTTTCTTACCACAAAAATGCAGGAACTTATAAACACAATACAAAAAGAAGATCCACTTACCCTTGAAGGTTTATTTACATATACGGAAACTTTAAAAAGACGGCTTGCCGAGAAAACCCTTATAAATATAGCAAAAAAGATTGAAAGCTACGTTGAATCAAAGGCAAAAAAGGAAGATCTTGTAGAATTTACGGGAAATATAATTGGGGAATTAAGAGAAATCATAACAGGAAAAGCAAAAAGAAAAATCTTGCCTCTTCGAAGCTATCTTATTAGATTCACTGCAGAACTTGAAGGAAGAACAGAAAATATAAATCCAATTCTTGGATATTCTCTTGAACCATTTTCATGCCTAAACGAGACACTATCTGGAGCACGAAGAGGGTTTTATTATGCACTTGCCGGAGCGCCACGCAGAGGCAAAACAAATTTTATGCTCAAACTTGCAACCTCTATAGCAATGAATGAAAAAATCCCAGTGCTGTATTACTCCTGGGAGCAGACCGAAAGAGTCTTATTTTTAAGAGTATTATCGCAGGAAACCTTAATTCCACCTTATCTTCTTGAAACAGAAAGAATTTTCGACGACCCAGATCTATCGGAGCGGTTTAACCAGGGATACGCAAAGGTAGAGCAGTTTATGAACTATATGTATCTTGTCGAAGGGAGAAGAGAAGATACAATAAACAAGATAAGAAGCCACGCACTATCGATAATGCAGGAAAATAACACAGACAAAATTGCAATATTTATCGATTACTTACAAAAAGTGCCAACAAATATACTCTACCAAGACCTTGCTCAGCAAGTTGATGAGGTCTCAGGAGGTATTGCTAACCTGTCAACGGAATTAAACGCACCAATATTCGCAATTTCATCTTTTGATAAAGAAGGGGCGAAACTTGACACGGAAGAAAGCAAAACTCGTCCAACAATGTTTAATTGCACTGGTGGTGGCGATATTGAATACGATGCAGACGTTGCAATGGTTATAACAAAGGATTTTAAAGATACAAATGTCCTATATGAAAAAATCTACAATGCTTCAAAAGAAGGTCGTATCGATCCCAATAGAATCCCCCATTTTGATATTTTAAATCTTTACGTTGATAAGAATAGAGATGCCCCCTTCGGTGGAAACATAATAATTCAATACTTATTCCTTATTGAGGATAATACGCTTGTAGAAATTGGATACAAAGATATAGGAGAAGAACGCACTTATGCAAAAATTTCGAAGATATTCGAGTGGATGCTTGAAAACGGTTATCTTGTTAATATGAGATGA
- a CDS encoding deoxyribodipyrimidine photo-lyase, with amino-acid sequence MGRTKILKDLHINSYGKFVLYWMQSSQRVVYNLALYEAINKANEIKKPLVVLFVINENFPYGSRRNFLFMLEGLKEVYEELHKLGIKFVVHVGDPVKHVVDFSKNASILIMDVGYTKLLREWRKNIVESVNIPVLSVEDNVIVPVEIASNKEEYAAYTIRRKIQKQLNDYLKPLNMPQIAFPPLREILFSFDVRNPKDAINRLHFRYNISETCYFKGGYSNAKEILNEFIQNKLPNYFEKKNDFSESFTSNLSPYLHFGQISPIEIALSVLESSVEQHEKEAFLEELIIRRELAFNFVYYNPRYDRLEGLEHWEYETLQRHKFDIRTYRYSFSQLENAETHDPLFNAAMTELVKTGKMHGYLRMYWGKKVIEWSESPDIAFKYLEELNNKYALDGRDPNSYAGIAWCFGKHDRPFKERPIFGKVRYMSEKSIYKKFDVKKYIEKVKNL; translated from the coding sequence ATGGGAAGAACAAAAATTTTAAAAGATTTGCATATTAATTCTTATGGTAAATTTGTCCTTTATTGGATGCAATCCTCACAGAGGGTTGTGTATAATTTAGCCCTGTACGAAGCAATTAATAAGGCAAATGAAATTAAGAAACCCCTGGTTGTTTTATTTGTAATAAATGAAAATTTCCCTTACGGAAGCAGAAGAAATTTTCTTTTTATGCTTGAAGGACTTAAGGAAGTTTATGAGGAACTTCACAAACTTGGAATAAAATTTGTTGTTCATGTGGGCGATCCTGTAAAACATGTAGTAGATTTTTCGAAAAATGCTTCCATCCTTATTATGGATGTTGGATATACAAAACTTCTAAGAGAATGGCGAAAGAATATTGTTGAGTCTGTTAATATTCCCGTTTTATCAGTTGAGGATAATGTAATTGTGCCTGTAGAAATTGCATCAAACAAAGAGGAGTATGCAGCATATACAATCAGACGAAAAATCCAAAAACAACTTAATGATTATCTTAAACCTTTAAATATGCCACAAATTGCTTTTCCTCCTTTAAGAGAAATTTTATTTTCATTTGATGTAAGAAATCCTAAAGATGCCATAAACAGGCTTCACTTTAGATATAACATTTCTGAGACATGCTATTTCAAAGGTGGTTATAGTAATGCAAAAGAAATTTTAAATGAGTTCATACAGAATAAGTTGCCAAATTACTTTGAAAAGAAGAATGATTTCTCGGAAAGTTTCACATCAAACTTAAGTCCGTATCTCCATTTTGGTCAAATTTCGCCAATTGAAATTGCTCTTTCTGTGCTTGAAAGTAGTGTAGAGCAACATGAAAAAGAAGCATTTCTTGAAGAACTAATAATTCGAAGGGAACTTGCTTTTAACTTTGTTTATTACAATCCGCGCTATGATAGACTTGAGGGACTTGAACATTGGGAATATGAAACATTACAAAGGCACAAATTTGATATACGAACTTATAGGTATTCTTTTTCACAACTTGAAAATGCTGAAACACATGATCCTCTTTTCAATGCCGCAATGACGGAACTTGTAAAGACTGGGAAGATGCACGGATACTTAAGGATGTACTGGGGTAAGAAGGTAATCGAATGGAGCGAATCACCTGATATTGCCTTTAAGTATCTTGAGGAATTGAATAATAAATACGCATTAGATGGGCGTGACCCAAACTCTTATGCGGGGATTGCTTGGTGCTTCGGAAAACACGACCGACCTTTCAAAGAGCGTCCAATCTTTGGAAAAGTTCGGTATATGAGCGAAAAATCGATATACAAGAAATTTGATGTTAAGAAATATATTGAAAAAGTAAAAAACCTATGA
- the ispE gene encoding 4-(cytidine 5'-diphospho)-2-C-methyl-D-erythritol kinase, whose translation MEAKAYAKLNLTLEITGELGEYHTIESVFQKISLFDVVSVKLGKSDSIIFSESIRNITSTVHKALELFKKKANVKENFEIYVKKNIPMGSGLGGGSADGAITLLLLNAMFKNILSKSDLYEIAKEVGSDVPFFLDSNTAWVKGIGDIVQELPNLKELYFVLVHPKFHFKTKEMYAMFHDYGKYSDGTRTLTLVELIKKGNYTAKDIDKLCYNDFEMMLLEKSEKFVEFKNILETIAEVKFHLTGSGSTVFAIFDTKKEAEKVKNTLDKMKFNTDLVSSNI comes from the coding sequence ATGGAAGCAAAAGCATATGCAAAGTTAAATTTAACACTTGAAATTACGGGTGAATTAGGTGAATACCACACCATTGAATCTGTATTTCAGAAAATAAGTCTTTTTGATGTTGTTTCAGTCAAATTGGGAAAATCAGATTCAATAATATTCTCGGAGTCCATTAGAAATATTACTTCAACTGTTCACAAAGCGCTTGAATTGTTTAAGAAAAAGGCAAACGTGAAAGAAAATTTCGAGATCTATGTGAAGAAAAATATCCCAATGGGTAGTGGACTTGGAGGCGGAAGTGCAGATGGCGCAATAACACTACTTCTCCTTAATGCTATGTTCAAAAATATCCTTTCAAAAAGTGATCTCTACGAAATAGCAAAGGAAGTCGGTTCCGATGTGCCATTCTTTCTCGATTCAAACACAGCATGGGTTAAGGGTATCGGTGATATTGTGCAAGAATTGCCAAACCTAAAAGAGTTATATTTTGTTTTGGTTCATCCAAAATTTCACTTCAAGACAAAAGAAATGTATGCTATGTTTCATGATTATGGAAAATACTCAGATGGAACAAGGACATTAACTTTAGTTGAATTAATTAAAAAAGGAAATTACACAGCAAAAGACATTGATAAACTTTGCTATAACGATTTTGAAATGATGCTTTTAGAGAAATCCGAAAAGTTCGTTGAATTTAAGAATATTCTTGAAACAATTGCGGAAGTAAAATTTCACCTTACAGGATCAGGGTCTACTGTGTTTGCAATCTTTGATACAAAAAAGGAGGCGGAAAAAGTTAAAAACACTCTTGATAAAATGAAATTCAACACGGACCTTGTAAGTTCTAATATATAA
- a CDS encoding competence/damage-inducible protein A, producing the protein MKIALIIIGDEILDGLREDENFKVARKNLKNVHIRFDQLLFVRDNLLDLKRVLNFTKDYFDVVITSGGLGLTPDDITLKAFSEAFNVPLVKSKEKREIVKKNIERVNAIQYIDLIDELSEGLLGSMPIENPTGVAAGEKIKIGNTTFYILPGVPREFEAMIKIVVSDLNFAPENSVVKVIYEVDEKEARLIKVLRAIESNFNVKTASYPPIHLEEKLRIILYGKNGLLNEAKEYFESTLKNAKITFKEISPSHTS; encoded by the coding sequence ATGAAAATAGCACTTATAATAATCGGAGACGAAATCCTAGACGGTCTTCGAGAGGATGAAAATTTTAAGGTTGCAAGAAAGAATTTGAAAAATGTTCACATAAGATTTGACCAACTTCTTTTTGTAAGAGACAATCTTCTCGATTTGAAGAGGGTTTTGAATTTCACAAAAGACTACTTTGATGTGGTAATAACATCAGGTGGGTTAGGCTTAACACCCGACGATATAACACTTAAGGCATTTTCTGAAGCCTTTAATGTACCACTTGTTAAAAGCAAAGAAAAAAGAGAAATTGTTAAGAAGAACATCGAAAGGGTGAATGCGATTCAATATATTGATCTCATAGATGAACTCTCAGAAGGTCTTTTGGGAAGTATGCCTATAGAGAATCCAACTGGTGTTGCCGCAGGTGAAAAAATAAAAATTGGAAATACTACCTTTTATATCCTCCCTGGCGTCCCAAGAGAGTTTGAAGCAATGATAAAAATTGTTGTAAGCGATTTAAATTTTGCACCTGAAAATAGTGTCGTTAAAGTTATCTACGAAGTAGATGAAAAGGAAGCACGCCTAATAAAGGTCTTGAGAGCAATTGAAAGCAATTTTAATGTAAAGACTGCATCTTATCCTCCAATACATCTGGAAGAGAAGTTAAGAATAATTCTTTACGGTAAGAACGGCCTATTGAATGAAGCAAAAGAATACTTTGAAAGCACATTAAAAAATGCTAAAATTACCTTTAAAGAAATTAGCCCCAGCCACACCTCATAA